The genomic stretch AATGACCTCATGCTTAATACAGAGATCTGTAAAATCTTTCTGAGCTCTGAAAGCCCCCTTCAGATTTTCATACCACGCATCAAGGCCAATTTTCATGGCAGGATATAAGCTCTCTGGGATACTGAAAGAATAAAACGGAACTCTGAAATTATCATTTATCCTACTGAATGTGGCTTCGATAGTGAACACCCTTAGTGGCACCATAGGAAGACAATTATCAAAGCTCTTCTGAGCAGGAAAACTGTAGGATGCGGGATAGCCCAGCAATACACCAAAAAGCGTACATAGATTCCATTCAGGGGCAAAGACTTCACTGGAGGAAAGCAACCGGGATGcacctgctgccactgctttaATATGATTCAGTATTTCAGATATATGGCCTTTTATGGCAACCACAACTTCTAGATCACAAATTCCAGGGCACGTTCTGCAAGCAGAAATATCAACGAAAGGAACACTGTTCTGAAGCAAAAGCATCTCCAACCATTCCAGCATCATGTCCACGTTGATGATCAGAACATTATCAGCTATGCTCAGAACATGTAGCCGGCATTCAAGCTGACCGATGGTCTGAAGCTCCTGAACGTAGCTCAGG from Tiliqua scincoides isolate rTilSci1 chromosome 4, rTilSci1.hap2, whole genome shotgun sequence encodes the following:
- the C4H1orf74 gene encoding UPF0739 protein C1orf74 homolog, whose translation is MRMAESFSSLLLAAAQHHIKLGKRKGLPSSTSLRLAGEILAVADGLKPAFLYDYNSAGITQILSYVQELQTIGQLECRLHVLSIADNVLIINVDMMLEWLEMLLLQNSVPFVDISACRTCPGICDLEVVVAIKGHISEILNHIKAVAAGASRLLSSSEVFAPEWNLCTLFGVLLGYPASYSFPAQKSFDNCLPMVPLRVFTIEATFSRINDNFRVPFYSFSIPESLYPAMKIGLDAWYENLKGAFRAQKDFTDLCIKHEVITLTAVAL